One window from the genome of Bacillus rossius redtenbacheri isolate Brsri chromosome 12, Brsri_v3, whole genome shotgun sequence encodes:
- the LOC134537947 gene encoding uncharacterized protein LOC134537947, whose product MKRKVSDFLEHEGNSTLCPGKKDVVSRNGKQQQKRYLNNTLKNLHAKFLQAENFRISYSSFCRYKPSWIVPRKVHERDTCLCAKHENMKLLVQKLHFLEIIKERNIDDFLKALTCEKTSEECLARRCPLCTNKHITFTEKEFDFDEQTNVKQWCHKKEKVLSNKTKQMITIQKTTKEEISCTVGELIQMLENRIVPFMEHILNIKHQLEVMRNLKTHLDDSQLVMHVDFSENYACKYASETQSVHFGASKEQITLHTGVMYTAGGIKESFCTLSKSLRHDPYAIAAHLTPILDKYLKQFPTVSRIHFLSDSPSTQYRNKTMYALISYYIPKTFLQIDSITWNYSEAGHGKGAPDGVGAVLKRTADRNVAEGIDISDIDTLVASLGEHISGVHVQVVLEESIKDVELVMEDVEIMSFPGSMKVHQLKWSRNSCKVHFRKLSCFICHTDICSHYHMGVLTTSTMTKDPVHLTDFKIGDWVLVTYDGKQNPGEIIGILQHAIEVTVMYPTIGRKYRWPVHKDQHTYGLSDIVKKIDSPTPSGSRAAFFVFKDL is encoded by the exons ATGAAGAGGAAGGTAAGTGATTTTTTAGAACATGAGGGTAATTCTACTTTATGCCCAGGTAAAAAAGATGTGGTTTCAAGAAATGGGAAGCAACAGCAGAAACGCTATTTgaacaacacattaaaaaatctgCATGCAAAGTTTCTACAGGCAGAGAACTTCAGGATCAGCTATAGTTCATTCTGTAGATACAAGCCTTCTTGGATTGTTCCCAGGAAAGTACATGAAAGAGATACGTGCCTCTGTGCTAAGCACGAAAACATGAAGCTTCTTGTTCAAAAACTACATTTCTTAGAAATTATTAAGGAAAGAAATATTGATGATTTTTTAAAAGCTCTTACATGTGAGAAAACTAGTGAAGAATGTCTAGCCAGAAGGTGCCCGCTTTGTACAAACAAGCATATCACATTCACAGAGAAGGAATTTGACTTTGACGAACAAACCAATGTAAAACAATGGTGTCACAAAAAGGAAAAAGTACTaagcaacaaaacaaaacaaatgattaCCATTCAGAAAACTACTAAAGAAGAAATTTCCTGCACAGTCGGTGAATTAATTCAAATGCTAGAAAACAGAATAGTACCTTTTATGGAGCACATTTTGAATATCAAACACCAGCTCGAAGTTATGCGAAATCTAAAAACTCATTTAGATGATTCACAACTTGTAATGCACGTTGACTTCTCAGAAAACTATGCATGCAAATATGCTTCAGAAACCCAATCTGTTCACTTTGGTGCTTCGAAGGAACAAATAACATTACATACAGGTGTTATGTATACTGCTGGTGGTATCAAGGAATCATTTTGCACTCTATCCAAGTCATTGAGACACGACCCATATGCCATTGCAGCTCATCTTACACCCATTCTTGATaagtacttgaaacaatttcCAACTGTTTCCAGAATTCATTTCCTTTCAGACAGTCCAAGCACTCAATATAGAAATAAGACCATGTATGCTCTGATAAGCTACTACATCCCCAAAACATTTCTGCAAATAGACTCTATTACTTGGAACTATTCCGAGGCAGGGCATGGGAAGGGAGCACCCGATGGTGTTGGCGCTGTTTTGAAACGAACTGCTGACCGTAATGTAGCAGAAGGAATTGATATCAGTGACATTGACACCCTGGTTGCGAGTTTAGGAGAACATATTTCTGGAGTACACGTTCAGGTAGTGCTAGAAGAAAGTATCAAAGACGTTGAATTAGTAATGGAAGATGTTGAGATAATGTCCTTCCCTGGGTCCATGAAAGTTCACCAATTGAAGTGGAGCAGAAACTCTTGTAAAGTTCATTTCCGGAAACTTAGCTGTTTCATCTGTCATACTGACATTTGTTCACATTATCATATGGGAGTTCTTACTACAAGCACAATGACAAAAG ATCCTGTACACCTCACAGATTTTAAAATTGGAGATTGGGTACTGGTTACTTATGATGGAAAACAGAATCCAGGTGAAATAATCGGTATTCTTCAGCATGCAATAGAAGTGACTGTGATGTACCCAACAATTGGAAGGAAGTACAGATGGCCTGTGCATAAGGACCAGCACACATATGGACTGAGTGACATTGTGAAGAAGATAGACAGTCCAACACCATCTGGCTCAAGAGCTGCTTTCTTTGTTTTTAAAGATCTCTAG